A segment of the Planctomycetota bacterium genome:
TGACTGGAGCCTTGACCCGCTTGGCGACTTTCTTTGCCGCAGTGCGAGGCTTGGCTGGAGCCTTCTTGGCTGTCTTCTTGGCGGATTTGGCCACGCTGACCTCGGAGCCGGGGGAAGGTGAGAGACGGGCCCGTTGTGGCCCGCGTGCAGGCCGAATCAGCCGTCACCATCCCGGAAGTTGCGGCCGCTACGGCTCGGGACGCACGAACACGTCCCGAATTTGGGGGCGGACAGTAGCCGTGCTGCCCCCTTTGTCAAGGAAACACCGCGGCTGGCACACTCGCTCTCACGGGCGATGTGATCGACAAAAAATATTGCTGGGCAATGGGTTAAATTGAATCTACCCCATCATCGAGAGCAGGTTTGCAACGTACTGACGCACCCCACCGAGACCGCGACGCAGTCCGATTTCGTGACCGTGACGATCGAAAAAATCCACCGCCTTCGATGTGTCGTACTGGTTCTTCGGCCCGCCGGAACCGCTGTAATCGACCACCTCGCCCCCGCTGCCCGACAGCTCCGCAGCGATCTGCGGCGGCACGCACTTGTGCAGGTACCGCTCTGCAAGGTTGTAGATCTCGCCCGCCGTCTGATCGTCGCCGATTGCGAATGTGATGGCATCGGCAATGTCCTGCACATGCGTGATCTTGCCACCACCCGGTGCGTCGACCTTCTCGCCCCGGCGGGCCTTGTCGATGAGATTGAACCACTGACTCCGCTCCAGCGTCGGGTCCACGCCATAGACGGCGACGGGTCGCCATGAGCTGGTATTCATCCCGAACTGCGTGCGGTACGCCTTGAGAAACGGCTCGATCGACGCCTTGTACGCGCCGTAGAGGTTGCCCGACCATGTCGGATGCGTCTCGGTGATTGTCGGCGACGTGACGATCTCGTCATTCACCGCACCGCTACTGATGAACAGAAACTGCCCGACGTCGCTCAGCCGAGCAGTCTCCAGCAGGTCGAGGCTGCCGGTCACGTTGGTGCGGAAGTGCTCGTAGGCCGTCGTCGACTTCGAGCCGCCGAACGCCGGTATTGCCGCGGACCAGTCGACCGCATTGTGGACCACGGCATCGACGCGCGTGCAGAGCTTGGCCATCGCCTCCCGATCCGCGGCATCACCCACGACGAAATCGGCGACGTGCTCCTCGATGTGATCCCGCCGAGACGTCTCACGGACGAGCGCGATGACATCATGCCCCGCTTTTGCAAGGGTCTGCGCGATGTTGCTTCCGATGAACCCGCTGGCTCCGGTAAGGGCGACCTTCATCCGCGACGGTACGGCGCCGACACCATCGCGTAGAGCGCGGCCACGCTGGTCCAGTCGATGACCTTCATGAAGTTCTCGACGTACGCGCTGCGACGATTCTGATAGCGCAGGTAATACGCGTGCTCCCACACATCCAGCGGCAAGAGCGGGAAGGTGCCGGGCATGAAGCCCTGGTCCTGGTCATTCACGCCGACAACGGCAAGTCGGACAGCGACAGGGTCGAAGACGAGCTGCACCCAGCCGCTGCCCTTCACCGCTGCTGCCGCGCCCGCCCAGAGTGTCTTGAAACCGTCGAGCGAGCCGAAGCTCTCATCAATCGCCGCTGCAAGATCACCGGTTGGCGTGCCGCCCATGTTGCCGTTGTCGTCCGGGCCCATCGTCGCCCAGAAGATCGAGTGCAACACGTGGCCGCCGTAGTTGAAGCTGAGGTTGCGATCCAGTCCGTAGAGCAACGTTCTGTCGCCGGTCGCACTGCCCTCTGACAGTTCGGCGACGGTCGTGTTGAGCCCGTTGACGTAGCTCTGGTGGTGTTTGGTGTGGTGCAGCCGCATCGTCTCCTCGTCGATGGCGGCATCGACCGCGTCGTAGGCGTACGGCAGCGGCGGGAGCGTGTAGCCGCTGCCGTCGTGCATCGAGGTGAGCACCCGCATTAGCTTCGCAGGCATCCGCGGCCGACCTCCACGCGGCGGCTCGTCGGCACCGGCCGGCTGCGCGAGTCCGAGCATCGCACCACCCCCGACCAGTCCGGCGAGGCCGAGCGGAAGACCGGAAAGCACATCACGTCGAGTCGGTCCGCTGTCGCTGTGATTCGGCTGCATGTGTTGAAAGCTAAAGCCGCAGGCGCGGCCGACACAACGGCCAATCCGCATAACCTCCACTTCCGCCGATGGCCAACGTGTCCGTCCGATCCTCGCTTCTCGTTGCTCTTGTGGTCGCCGTCGTCGCACTTGCGGGCGATCTGGTCGTCAAGGCCGTCGC
Coding sequences within it:
- a CDS encoding superoxide dismutase, whose amino-acid sequence is MQPNHSDSGPTRRDVLSGLPLGLAGLVGGGAMLGLAQPAGADEPPRGGRPRMPAKLMRVLTSMHDGSGYTLPPLPYAYDAVDAAIDEETMRLHHTKHHQSYVNGLNTTVAELSEGSATGDRTLLYGLDRNLSFNYGGHVLHSIFWATMGPDDNGNMGGTPTGDLAAAIDESFGSLDGFKTLWAGAAAAVKGSGWVQLVFDPVAVRLAVVGVNDQDQGFMPGTFPLLPLDVWEHAYYLRYQNRRSAYVENFMKVIDWTSVAALYAMVSAPYRRG
- a CDS encoding NAD(P)-dependent oxidoreductase, which produces MKVALTGASGFIGSNIAQTLAKAGHDVIALVRETSRRDHIEEHVADFVVGDAADREAMAKLCTRVDAVVHNAVDWSAAIPAFGGSKSTTAYEHFRTNVTGSLDLLETARLSDVGQFLFISSGAVNDEIVTSPTITETHPTWSGNLYGAYKASIEPFLKAYRTQFGMNTSSWRPVAVYGVDPTLERSQWFNLIDKARRGEKVDAPGGGKITHVQDIADAITFAIGDDQTAGEIYNLAERYLHKCVPPQIAAELSGSGGEVVDYSGSGGPKNQYDTSKAVDFFDRHGHEIGLRRGLGGVRQYVANLLSMMG